One Candidatus Angelobacter sp. genomic region harbors:
- a CDS encoding ThuA domain-containing protein — protein MKKPFPIGALALIAWLFAAVSANAADPTNKPTVVLISGEFEYKSYETLPAFKRYLETNYGFNCIYLERTQGEDIPGLNALDQADLVVLFARRMTLPENQLGKIKQYVESGKPLIGLRTASHAFENWKEWDHDVLGGNYHMHHANELVATIRVAAGAADHPILKGVEKEFVAGGSLYRNAPLPASSTVLLTGSVTNFPAEPVAWTHRYKGARIFYTSLGHPKDFESSSFRRLLINAIFWTLNRPVPDTGKAADEKSQ, from the coding sequence ATGAAAAAGCCATTCCCCATCGGTGCGTTGGCCCTGATTGCGTGGCTGTTCGCGGCTGTGTCGGCAAACGCGGCGGACCCGACGAACAAACCCACGGTCGTGCTGATTTCCGGCGAGTTTGAATACAAGTCCTATGAGACGTTGCCGGCCTTCAAGCGTTATTTGGAAACGAACTATGGTTTTAACTGCATTTATCTCGAGCGGACGCAGGGTGAGGACATTCCCGGCCTGAACGCGCTCGACCAGGCGGATCTGGTCGTGCTTTTTGCCCGCCGCATGACGCTGCCGGAAAATCAACTTGGCAAAATCAAACAGTATGTCGAATCCGGCAAACCGTTGATCGGCCTGCGCACCGCCAGCCACGCGTTTGAGAACTGGAAGGAGTGGGACCACGACGTGCTGGGCGGGAATTACCACATGCATCACGCGAACGAACTCGTCGCGACGATTCGAGTTGCAGCCGGGGCGGCGGATCACCCGATTCTCAAGGGTGTGGAAAAAGAATTCGTCGCGGGAGGTTCGTTGTATCGCAACGCGCCGTTGCCGGCGTCATCCACCGTGTTGCTGACAGGGAGTGTGACGAACTTCCCGGCCGAACCGGTGGCGTGGACGCACCGCTACAAGGGCGCCCGAATCTTTTACACGTCGCTGGGACATCCGAAGGATTTTGAAAGCTCGTCGTTCCGTCGGTTGTTGATCAACGCGATTTTTTGGACGTTGAACCGTCCAGTGCCGGATACCGGGAAAGCGGCTGACGAGAAGTCGCAATGA
- a CDS encoding serine/threonine-protein kinase, whose amino-acid sequence MTPASNEVRKPLRMVSCGGCGAKVFISGDLPPLTTTPCTKCGHPVMMPMRMRQFELRDAIASGGMGTVYRAFDLMLEREVAVKLMRKELAEDTKSLESFYREARACAALNHTNIIHIYTFDELDGQLYLVMELADRGSLDHRIEEQVRLHELQVLDVGIKVASALDTALKHNLLHRDIKPGNILFNAEGEPKLVDFGLARASDADTEYDTAVWGTPYYIAPEKVKREREDFLSDMYSLAGTLYHALTGHVPFEAPTVEEVVAAHIHTPLTPPDQVVSDVTQPTSDALVIAMAKSPAERYRSYDDFRMAMEAARSQLLISQLRAKKETGTVGRSWWRR is encoded by the coding sequence GTGACGCCTGCATCAAATGAAGTTCGCAAACCGCTGCGCATGGTTTCGTGCGGCGGCTGTGGCGCAAAGGTGTTTATTTCCGGCGACCTGCCGCCCTTGACCACGACTCCATGCACCAAATGCGGGCATCCCGTCATGATGCCCATGCGGATGCGGCAGTTCGAGCTGCGCGACGCCATCGCCTCCGGCGGCATGGGGACGGTCTATCGCGCGTTTGACCTGATGCTCGAACGGGAGGTGGCGGTGAAACTCATGCGCAAAGAACTGGCGGAAGACACGAAGTCCCTGGAAAGCTTTTATCGCGAGGCCCGCGCCTGCGCCGCCTTGAACCACACGAACATCATTCACATTTACACGTTCGACGAACTGGACGGCCAGCTCTACCTGGTGATGGAACTGGCCGATCGCGGCAGTCTTGACCACCGGATCGAGGAACAGGTCCGACTGCACGAGCTCCAGGTGCTCGACGTTGGAATCAAGGTCGCTTCCGCGCTCGACACCGCGCTCAAACACAACCTGCTGCATCGCGACATCAAACCGGGCAATATTCTCTTTAACGCCGAGGGCGAACCCAAGCTTGTGGATTTCGGCCTCGCGCGGGCCAGCGACGCGGACACGGAATACGACACCGCAGTGTGGGGCACGCCTTACTACATCGCCCCGGAAAAAGTGAAGCGCGAACGGGAGGATTTTCTATCGGACATGTACAGCCTCGCCGGCACGTTGTATCATGCGTTGACCGGCCACGTGCCCTTTGAAGCCCCGACCGTCGAGGAAGTCGTTGCCGCGCACATCCACACGCCGTTGACGCCGCCAGACCAGGTCGTGTCCGACGTGACCCAACCGACCAGTGACGCGCTCGTCATTGCGATGGCCAAAAGTCCGGCTGAGCGGTACCGCTCCTATGATGATTTTCGCATGGCCATGGAAGCCGCCCGCAGCCAGTTGTTGATCAGTCAACTGCGCGCCAAAAAGGAAACCGGCACGGTCGGCCGGAGCTGGTGGCGGCGGTAG
- a CDS encoding type II secretion system protein, protein MKQAFTVVELLVVIAVIAILAGLLLPAVAKAKTKGQGIQCMNNHRQLMLAWRMYNDDNNDQLLYASPGVFSGDTNSDPYTWVLGWMDFDPDNPSNWDVNQDIAKSPLWPYCGRSAGIWKCPADKSTVTPSRGPYQGRATPRVRSMSMNLWVGGFGGYDDGISGGDGRTQGGNLWRVYLKANEMIDPGPARTFVLLDMREDSIDIGNFAVDMTGWPDQRAETGFYDLPASYHNHAGGLSFADGHSEIRRWVDDRTTPPLVKGGLIPDILSSPDNKDVIWLQERCTRKVVR, encoded by the coding sequence GTGAAACAGGCATTCACAGTCGTCGAGTTGCTTGTGGTGATCGCCGTTATCGCCATTCTTGCAGGTCTGCTATTACCTGCGGTCGCGAAGGCAAAGACCAAGGGCCAGGGCATCCAATGCATGAATAATCACCGGCAGTTGATGCTCGCCTGGCGAATGTATAACGACGACAACAACGACCAGCTCCTCTACGCCAGCCCCGGTGTTTTTTCCGGTGATACCAACTCGGACCCTTACACCTGGGTGCTTGGTTGGATGGATTTTGATCCTGACAATCCTTCCAACTGGGACGTGAACCAGGACATCGCGAAAAGTCCGCTCTGGCCCTATTGCGGCAGGTCCGCCGGGATTTGGAAATGTCCGGCGGACAAATCCACAGTTACGCCGTCACGAGGACCCTATCAAGGCCGGGCGACTCCGCGGGTGCGCAGCATGTCCATGAACCTCTGGGTCGGAGGGTTCGGAGGATATGACGACGGTATATCCGGCGGCGACGGCCGAACGCAGGGCGGCAATTTGTGGAGAGTTTATCTCAAGGCAAATGAGATGATCGATCCCGGCCCGGCGCGCACCTTTGTTCTGCTGGACATGCGCGAGGACAGCATTGACATCGGGAACTTCGCCGTGGACATGACCGGCTGGCCCGACCAACGCGCGGAGACGGGTTTCTACGATCTGCCGGCCAGTTACCACAATCACGCCGGCGGCCTTTCGTTCGCTGACGGCCACTCGGAGATCAGGCGGTGGGTGGACGACCGCACGACGCCGCCGCTCGTCAAGGGCGGCCTGATCCCGGACATTCTCTCTTCGCCCGATAACAAAGACGTCATCTGGTTGCAGGAGCGTTGCACGCGAAAAGTCGTGCGATGA
- a CDS encoding PQQ-binding-like beta-propeller repeat protein, whose protein sequence is MNNGKRTLAWFLFLGGLIASASLPLRAENWPQWRGPLFNGSTTEKGLSTTFSKTENVKWAADLPGPSAATPIVWSDHVFVSSVDQKAGTLQAICLDRATGRMLWKHETGTGLGFDDKSNFSSPSPVTDGKRVWFYYGNGQLTAFDFNGKEVWSRNIQKDYGQFAYQWTYGSSPTFYAGRLYVQVLQRNVPVHGRGRTDGPIDSFLLALDPQTGKELWKVVRPNDAREESKESYSTPIPYTFNNRTELLITGGDCITGHDPDNGKELWRWGTWNPNKITHWRLVPSPVAGGGVALACGPKGAPIFAVKAGAKGNLDDSGLAWKSSDREISTDVSTPLFYEGRFYVLNSDRKTLSRVVPETGKVEWTGETGSQAKIETSPTAANGRIYFMNFRGDVFVVEAGEQFKLLHKTAMGDENDNDLRSSIAIANGCLFIRTGSKLYCVGSK, encoded by the coding sequence ATGAACAACGGCAAAAGAACACTGGCTTGGTTTTTATTCCTTGGCGGTCTGATCGCGTCCGCCTCCCTTCCGTTGCGAGCGGAAAACTGGCCCCAATGGCGCGGACCCCTTTTCAACGGCTCGACCACCGAGAAGGGCCTCTCGACCACTTTCTCGAAGACCGAAAACGTGAAATGGGCGGCCGATCTTCCCGGGCCTTCCGCTGCCACGCCGATCGTCTGGAGCGACCATGTCTTTGTCAGTTCCGTGGATCAGAAGGCCGGCACGCTTCAGGCCATCTGCCTTGATCGCGCCACCGGCAGGATGCTTTGGAAACACGAGACCGGCACCGGCCTTGGTTTCGATGACAAGAGCAACTTCTCTTCGCCGTCGCCGGTCACCGACGGCAAGCGGGTCTGGTTCTATTACGGCAACGGGCAACTCACGGCGTTCGACTTCAACGGCAAGGAGGTCTGGTCCCGGAACATCCAGAAGGATTACGGCCAGTTCGCCTACCAATGGACTTACGGGAGCAGCCCGACGTTTTACGCCGGTCGCCTTTATGTGCAGGTCCTCCAGCGCAACGTGCCCGTGCATGGCCGCGGGCGCACGGACGGCCCGATTGATTCGTTCCTGCTGGCGCTCGATCCGCAAACCGGCAAGGAACTCTGGAAGGTCGTTCGTCCGAACGACGCACGCGAGGAATCAAAGGAATCCTACTCCACACCGATTCCTTACACGTTCAACAATCGGACGGAACTGCTCATCACCGGCGGCGATTGCATCACCGGCCATGATCCGGACAACGGCAAGGAACTCTGGCGCTGGGGCACGTGGAATCCGAACAAAATCACGCACTGGCGGCTGGTGCCTTCGCCGGTCGCCGGTGGCGGAGTGGCGCTTGCCTGCGGACCGAAGGGCGCGCCCATTTTCGCCGTCAAAGCCGGAGCCAAAGGCAACCTCGACGACTCGGGCCTGGCCTGGAAAAGTTCGGATCGCGAAATCTCCACGGACGTAAGCACACCGTTGTTTTACGAAGGCCGGTTTTACGTCCTCAACAGTGACCGAAAAACGCTTTCCCGCGTCGTGCCGGAAACGGGCAAGGTCGAATGGACCGGTGAAACCGGAAGCCAGGCGAAAATCGAGACGTCGCCCACTGCGGCCAATGGCAGGATTTATTTCATGAACTTTCGTGGCGACGTCTTTGTGGTGGAAGCGGGCGAACAATTCAAACTGCTGCACAAAACCGCAATGGGCGACGAGAACGACAACGATCTGCGTTCGAGCATTGCCATCGCCAACGGCTGCCTGTTCATTCGCACCGGCTCGAAACTGTATTGCGTGGGGAGCAAGTAG
- a CDS encoding PVC-type heme-binding CxxCH protein yields MPSAPRTPAEQTLAQMYLPEGFRAELIAAEPDLRQPVAFAFDERGRIWVAEAFSYPTKRPSGQGLDKIVIFEDRDGDGRFETRKTFAEGLNLVSGLEVGYGGVWVGAAPELLFIPDRNHDDVPDGPPQVLLDGFGFQDTHECLNSFLWGPDGWLYGNQGVFNTAHIGRPGAPDAERVELRAGVWRYHPRRHKFEVFANGGSNQWGLDYDEHGQLFMTHCRSYWGRGCTTHVIQGGCFWNQANANYPPFIIANPPGDFPDYRNYLLASARYDHGAGGAGKPGSDAIYGGHAHVGTMIYLGDNWPDEYRGHLFTHNLHGHQINHQVNKRLGSGFDTVHAGQDQFFCSDPKYVAVDLQYGPDGAVYVIDWYDQQHCHNPDTERWDRSNGRIYRIQYDATYQPKKVDLAAKSNLELIELLSHKNEWFARTAQRLLNERYYDSLENRHGPPVDRKTRKRLVEMTKSDPSPARRLRSLWAANAVGEFSVELSKTTRADPDEFVRAWTVRLWTDQEMNPIVERELVRMAKEDPSPVVRLHLASAIQRVTEKTAWEIAEALARHGEDRADRNLPPLLWHGLAQRMPKDLDRAFAIAARTPIPQLADWIYWYAATMGGGALNRAVMKLDNSDGETLPRRLAGLWLALETRARVAMPAAWKHIAQQLYASKDLRIHRQAERIAAVFGDESMFPRLRDVLANEGAEAEARKHAFAVLSRALDRASLPIFVRLLDDATFRGQIIHLMARFDAAEIPGALISRFQGFSATERAAALNTLTSRTSFALALLDAVAAGGLKRDQLTAFHVRQLTQLKNSEVDRRVAATWGRINQSPAEKQQQIARLEKVFDEAPLWAYDAEAGRGHFQKLCAQCHRVGNEGVRLGPELTGAGRNGVRYFLENIIDPNAVIGSDFQMTTVETRSGDVVSGLVVNETPATLAIRTTADQMTIPRADIARRTTSDKSLMPEGLLESLGDREQLELLKFLTSN; encoded by the coding sequence ATGCCCTCAGCGCCCCGCACACCCGCCGAACAGACGCTTGCTCAAATGTATTTGCCGGAAGGATTCCGTGCGGAGTTGATCGCCGCCGAACCTGATTTGCGACAGCCCGTCGCCTTCGCATTCGACGAGCGCGGCCGCATCTGGGTGGCCGAAGCTTTCAGTTACCCAACGAAGCGGCCATCCGGCCAGGGTCTCGACAAGATTGTAATCTTTGAAGACCGGGACGGCGATGGGAGATTCGAAACCCGGAAAACTTTCGCCGAAGGATTAAACCTCGTCTCTGGATTGGAGGTCGGCTACGGCGGGGTATGGGTGGGCGCGGCGCCGGAGTTGTTGTTCATTCCGGACCGCAATCACGACGATGTGCCCGACGGCCCGCCGCAGGTATTGCTCGACGGCTTTGGTTTTCAAGACACGCACGAGTGCTTGAACAGTTTCTTGTGGGGACCCGACGGCTGGCTCTACGGGAATCAGGGCGTATTCAACACCGCGCACATTGGCAGGCCTGGCGCGCCCGACGCGGAGCGCGTCGAATTGCGCGCGGGCGTGTGGCGATATCATCCACGCCGGCACAAGTTTGAAGTGTTCGCCAACGGGGGCAGCAACCAGTGGGGCCTGGACTACGATGAACACGGCCAGCTCTTCATGACGCATTGCCGCAGTTACTGGGGGCGCGGCTGCACGACGCACGTCATTCAAGGCGGCTGTTTCTGGAACCAGGCGAACGCGAATTACCCACCGTTCATAATCGCGAATCCGCCCGGGGATTTCCCCGACTATCGCAATTACCTGCTGGCTTCCGCGCGATACGACCACGGGGCCGGTGGCGCGGGCAAGCCCGGCAGTGACGCCATCTACGGCGGCCACGCGCATGTCGGGACGATGATCTACCTCGGTGATAACTGGCCCGACGAATATCGCGGCCACCTGTTCACTCACAATCTCCACGGACATCAGATCAATCATCAGGTCAACAAACGGCTGGGGTCCGGGTTCGATACCGTCCATGCCGGCCAGGACCAGTTTTTTTGCAGTGACCCGAAATACGTCGCCGTGGACCTGCAATACGGTCCCGACGGCGCCGTTTATGTGATTGACTGGTATGACCAGCAGCATTGTCACAATCCGGACACGGAGCGCTGGGATCGCAGCAATGGGCGCATCTACCGCATCCAATATGACGCGACTTATCAGCCGAAAAAAGTGGACCTCGCGGCGAAGAGCAACCTGGAACTCATCGAGCTGCTCTCGCACAAAAACGAATGGTTTGCGCGGACGGCACAACGGCTGTTAAACGAGCGCTACTACGATTCGCTCGAAAACCGGCACGGCCCGCCGGTGGATCGCAAGACGAGGAAGCGCCTGGTGGAGATGACGAAATCCGATCCATCACCTGCACGCCGGCTGCGCAGTCTCTGGGCCGCGAACGCGGTGGGCGAGTTTTCCGTTGAGCTTTCGAAGACGACGCGGGCAGACCCGGACGAATTCGTGCGTGCCTGGACCGTCCGGCTCTGGACCGATCAGGAAATGAATCCGATCGTGGAACGCGAGCTGGTCCGCATGGCAAAGGAGGATCCGTCGCCGGTCGTTCGCCTCCACCTGGCTTCCGCGATTCAGCGAGTCACGGAAAAAACCGCCTGGGAGATCGCCGAGGCGCTGGCGCGGCACGGCGAAGACCGGGCCGATCGCAATCTTCCCCCGCTTCTCTGGCACGGCCTCGCCCAGCGGATGCCAAAGGACCTGGACCGCGCGTTTGCCATCGCTGCAAGGACGCCCATCCCGCAACTCGCCGACTGGATTTACTGGTATGCAGCTACAATGGGAGGTGGTGCGTTGAATCGTGCCGTGATGAAGCTCGACAATTCGGACGGCGAGACGTTGCCCCGCCGCCTCGCCGGCCTCTGGCTTGCGTTGGAGACGCGGGCCCGCGTTGCCATGCCGGCCGCGTGGAAGCACATCGCGCAACAACTCTACGCAAGCAAGGATCTGCGCATCCACAGACAGGCGGAACGCATCGCGGCGGTCTTCGGCGACGAGTCGATGTTCCCGCGCCTTCGGGACGTGCTCGCAAATGAAGGCGCCGAGGCCGAAGCACGCAAGCATGCCTTCGCAGTTCTCAGCCGCGCCCTCGACCGCGCCTCGCTGCCGATTTTCGTGCGCCTGCTCGACGACGCAACCTTCCGTGGACAGATCATCCATTTGATGGCACGCTTCGACGCGGCCGAAATACCAGGAGCGTTGATCAGCCGGTTCCAGGGTTTTTCAGCGACCGAACGCGCAGCCGCGCTGAATACGCTGACCAGCCGCACGAGTTTCGCGCTGGCGCTGCTGGATGCCGTCGCGGCGGGCGGGCTCAAACGCGATCAACTGACCGCATTCCACGTCCGCCAGCTTACACAATTGAAGAACTCTGAAGTGGACAGACGGGTCGCAGCGACGTGGGGCAGGATCAACCAGAGTCCCGCTGAAAAACAACAGCAGATCGCTCGACTGGAGAAGGTTTTCGACGAAGCGCCGCTTTGGGCCTATGATGCTGAAGCCGGGCGGGGACATTTCCAGAAGCTTTGCGCACAATGCCATCGCGTCGGCAACGAGGGCGTCCGGCTCGGACCGGAACTCACCGGCGCGGGTCGGAATGGCGTCCGCTATTTTCTCGAAAACATCATCGACCCAAACGCTGTCATCGGCTCCGATTTTCAGATGACCACCGTGGAGACCCGCAGCGGCGACGTCGTTTCGGGCCTTGTCGTCAACGAAACGCCCGCCACGCTCGCCATCCGCACCACTGCCGACCAGATGACGATACCCAGGGCCGACATCGCACGGCGCACGACCAGCGACAAGTCTCTGATGCCCGAAGGACTTCTGGAATCACTGGGGGATCGCGAGCAACTGGAGTTGTTGAAATTCCTCACTTCCAATTGA
- a CDS encoding type II secretion system protein yields MKTRNPVRRFTAAHQAFTLIELLVVIAIIAILAGLLLPALARAKAKGERIACMNNLRQISLFMQFYTDENNDVFPAHRNLGLTGPNAADPVASLTNWWGTSIIGYSRNQSNLFHDPSIKGKRLDNGYKWEWKFDCHLVGYGFNGYFLGIHPYTGDNLTVAGFNFQTKPWFKRSSIVNPAQNLVVGDKQPYGNPPVWSSSLWWPNGCMDTKLSTFKAYEGIEPKRHLGASVVVFNDGHSEVRKDAQINPPLDPYGLNVKSLINSQYWDPLQRAGNR; encoded by the coding sequence ATGAAGACGAGGAATCCGGTTCGGCGTTTCACGGCTGCCCATCAAGCATTCACGCTGATCGAACTGCTGGTGGTGATCGCCATAATCGCCATCCTGGCCGGGTTGCTGTTGCCAGCGCTGGCACGCGCCAAGGCCAAGGGCGAGCGCATCGCCTGCATGAACAACCTTCGCCAGATCAGCCTGTTCATGCAGTTTTACACGGACGAGAACAACGACGTCTTTCCCGCGCACCGCAATCTGGGATTGACCGGACCGAATGCAGCCGATCCGGTCGCCTCGTTGACCAATTGGTGGGGCACCTCAATCATCGGATACTCCCGGAATCAAAGCAACTTGTTCCATGACCCCAGCATTAAGGGCAAACGTCTGGACAACGGCTATAAATGGGAATGGAAGTTCGATTGCCACCTGGTCGGATATGGCTTCAACGGTTATTTCCTCGGTATCCACCCTTATACCGGCGACAACTTGACGGTCGCTGGATTCAATTTTCAAACCAAGCCCTGGTTCAAGCGAAGTTCGATCGTCAACCCCGCCCAGAACCTGGTAGTTGGTGACAAACAGCCGTACGGCAACCCGCCCGTCTGGAGCAGCAGCCTCTGGTGGCCGAATGGCTGCATGGATACGAAACTCAGTACCTTCAAGGCTTACGAGGGTATTGAACCTAAACGGCATTTGGGTGCTTCCGTGGTTGTCTTCAATGACGGGCACTCCGAAGTTCGCAAAGACGCGCAGATCAATCCGCCGCTGGATCCCTACGGCCTTAATGTCAAATCGCTGATCAACTCCCAGTATTGGGACCCTCTCCAGCGGGCCGGGAATCGATAA